A region of the Chryseobacterium cucumeris genome:
CCAGGAAGCCTATCCGGAATTATTCAGGGAGTTGCTGAAAATAAATCCTAATCTTTCCAAATCGGATTTAACTTTTTGTGCCATGATATGGCTTGGCTTTTCGTCAAAGGAAATTGCTCAGAGTGTCTCTATGGAGCACAGATCTGTACAGACAAAAAAGTACAGAATACGGAAAAAACTGAATCTGGAAAGCGAGACAAATCTGTATCTTTTTTTCAGATCTATATTGGAGCCATAGCAGGTTTGAAAAGAATATCCATGTATCGGCTAATTTGAATAGATAATACAGAACCGGAACAAATCTTTTTGTTTCGGTTTCTTTGTTAATTTTTATCCTGAAAAGCTATAGAACATCAGAATTTATGATCTGAATTTTATAATCCGTAGTTTTTAGCTAAGGTTTTATATACATCATATGTGCATTTTCATTTGTTTATAAAATACATGATTTTAAAAAATGCCAATGTATTACATCCATTATAGTGAATTAAATAATAAAATATGATGTTTTCTTTTGTTGTTGCTGTAAAAAATATTGACTATACATAATGAGTTTATAATTGCTGTTTTGGATAATAAATGAAGGAATGCATGTCAGTTGGGGCTATCCATTTTCCTGTATTTCAATACAATAATTTTAACGATAAGAATCATTAATCCAAAAATTGGTTTTGAACCTATTACATAATGGATCGATTAGTAATTCGCCTTATTGTGTGTTTTCAAAAAACAAAAAAAGGCACTATGTGTGAGTAGTTTTTGTGGGTATACCTACAAAGTGGCGTATATATGTTGTAGGGTATTATTATGCTTCTCTCTGTTTTTTTCTTAATCTTGGTAAAAAATAGAAAATGTACTTCCCTATAAATTGCATACGATTATTTTGTAAAGAAGAGGGTGAGATTTCCGGCTTTGCAGTACAAGTACCGGCTGCAGAGAACTGCAAACAAAACTGTCATGAATAATTATAATCAAAGTTCTTCAGGTTATCCTCTGCACCATCCCACCTTACGGAAATTAGGTCTTGTCGGAGGTCTTTCCTGGCATTCAACGCTGGAATATTACATGTACCTGAACCAAACCATCAATGATTATTTCGGTAATAATACAAATCCTCCTCTTGTATTAGTAAATCTTGATCAGTATTCTATGCATCAGTTGCAAAAGTCGGATCATTGGGATATAATTGCAGCAATGCTGATTGAAGCCTGCGATCAATTATATAAAGCCGGAGCCACTGCAGCCATGTTTTGTGCTAATACACCCCATAAAGTGTATCATGAAGTGCAACGGCATAGCATGATTCCCATATTGCATATCGGAGATGCGATAGGTACTGCAGTCCGCAAGAAAGGGCTTCGTAAAGTTGGGCTTATTGGGACAGTATTTACCATGGAGGAACCATTTATTGAGAAAATCCTAAAAGATAAATATGATATTGATATAATGGTACCCGACCAAAAGAAAGACAGGGAAAAACTTCATACCATTATACAAAAAGAACTGTCTCTTGGTATTTTAAAGCCTGAAACAAAAAAATATATACTGGATCAGATTGTAATCCTGGAAACGATGGGTGCTGAAGGTATCATATTGGGATGTACAGAATTTCCGATTATTATCGGGGAAAATGATCTGGAGATTCCGGTATTCAACACCACATTGCTGCACGCCCAAATGGGAGTAGATTTTATTCTGAGAACTGATTTTTAACACTTGTTATAGTGCTTTAATTGTCTAATTTAATTTTAAATACTATGGAAAAAAAGACCTCATTATCCACCATGATACTGTTTATTGTGTTATTTTTGGCAAGTTTGTCCGCAAATCTGAAAGCACAAAAGGTAAATCCTGCTATTGATTTTTCCGGATATAAAAAGATTCAGGTGAAACCCAGTGAAGCTGATCCTTCGGTAAAGAACTGGGACAGTGCACATATTGTATTTTATGATAAGGCCATTAAGAATAATAAAGTACTGCTATGGCTCACAGGGACTAAAGGATCAACTGTTCATGTTCCCCAAAGTTTTTTAAAAACAGCATTGGAGCAGGGATATAGGGTTATAGCACTTTCTTTTATAAGTACCCCTGGAGTTTCGCAGGTGTGTAAAGGAGATTATTTGAATCAAAATATTGACTGTGCTGCAGAATTCCGTAGAAAACGTATTTATGGTGATAATACTTTCCTGCCTATTCCGGATCAGTATCAGGATGCCATAATACCTCGCCTGACAGAACTTTTACAGTATTTGTCAAAAAATGATAAAGAGGGTGTATGGTCTCAGTATCTTGATCACAACACAGGTAAACCTGTCTGGAGCAAAATCGCTATAGCCGGTCAGTCTCAGGGGGGAGGAATGGCTGAATTTATTGCCCAGCATGAGTCTGTAGCCAGGATCATCAGCTTTTCAGGGGGGTGGGATTACAGTAATTCCAAAACGAAAAAAATCGCAGGGTGGTACTCCCAAAAATTAGTAACATCACCTCAAAATGTTTTTGCAACTTATCATGTAAAAGAGGTTGCTTCAACAGAGCTAGCGGAAATTTGTAAAACACTCCATATCCCAGCAGAGAATGTTTTTGCATTAGATCAGCCTATTGTTCAAAACACAAATATGCGTACTCCTCCTAATCCCTATCATGTGGAAGGAATTAAAAATCCTGTGTATCAACCTATCTGGATAAAAATGCTTGGTTCGGGGCTATGATTTCTAAAAGATCATTTGCTATGATTTAAAGCTATAAGTTTAGATATGATAAAAACTCTTCCTGCTGGAAGAGTTTTTTTATTTAAAGACATAGAATATTAAACTTTCATTGTCTGACGATTCAAGGAAAATTACATACTTGAGTGTTGAAAATATTATTGTAATTATACTGGAGTAAATGTTTAAGTATTACTATTTTATGAAAATTGATTCATGAATTATGAGGAATGGTTTTAATTTGTATATTTGGTTTTATTTAGAATAAATAAAAATATAATTTAAAGAAATCATTAATGAATACAATTTTGTCCATCTAATCCACATTTTCATTAAAAACTATGAAACTACAAAACAAAAGAATCCTTACTCTGGATGTAATAAAAGGTATAAGTGTCATCGGAATGATCATTATACATACCTTATTGGTGTATGCCAATGTAAAATCACAATATGAAACAGCTGTCGGCAGTTTTATTGTTTTTCTTGGAAGGGGAACTTCTATTTTCCTGATCTGTATGGGAATTACTTTCATGACTTCCAGTCATCAAAGTCTTAAAAGTGCTTTAAAACGGGGTGCTTTACTAATATTTGCAGGGTTGTTCATGAACTTTATGAAGTTTATGATTCCTGTCATTTTTAATTTTGCTCCCGATAATTTTATCCAAAAATATGGCTGGGGCGCACCTATAGAACAGCAGTATGTATATCTGGTACAGCTGGGTGATATTTTACAGCTGGCTGGGATGTCTTTATTATTTGTTGGATTTATCAGGGCGTATGTGAAAAATAAATATATCATTCTGGCAATAGGTTTATTCGTTGCGCTGGTATCCAGGGAAGTAAGCGGAATTAACCTGGATTATCCTGTGATCAATTATGTTCTGGATCTCCTTTTCAATACCGATTATCCGGCATATGTCTATTTCCCTGTTTTTCCATGGATGGCCTTTATCATCATCGGAATGTTTTTCGGGAAATGGTTTCAGGAGCTGAACTACAATACCCAACAGATATTTAGAAATATGCTGTATGCCGGACTGTTATTTATTGCCATAGGAGCACCGCTGGTCTTTCTGTATGGTGATTATCATTACAATGGTTTTTATCATATGGGCCCCGGAGGTGTTCTTTATTTTGCAGGCTGGACACTACTGTTTTTATGGCTGATTAATACGTTTATGGCAAACGCCAAAGAAAATGGTTTTATACGTGTTCTCAAATATTGCAGTAAAAACCTGACCTCAATGTACATGATTCAATGGATATTAATCTCGTGGGGAAAAGGAATTTTCGGATATCGGCAACATGAAATTGGATACGTGTGTATGCTGATCCCGTTGTATATTATTCTCACTTTTTCAGTACAGACTATGGTGGATGTCATAAGAAAGAAAAAAACGTTAATTGACTTCATACTGATATCACCTGATGAAACAGTTTTAAAATAATAATTCCATCCTCTTTAAAATTCATAAAAACCACGGTAAAAATTACCGTGGTTTTGTTTTGTAATCAGCTAAGAATTTCCACTTCTTCCGGTACAACAAAAAGAATGGTACAGCCATGTTCAGATTTCACGGAATGTTTGAAATCAGGCGGAGTATATAGATAATCTCCTTTTTCAAGCCGGGCTCCTGCAATAGTTGCATCACCTTCCAGTATAAATAATTCCTCTCCTGCAGGATGGTTATGATAAGGATAGCTGGCTCCTGGTTCAAATTTTAAAAGAATACTGGTAGAACGTTTTTTTTCAGGATCAAATTTTAAGGATTTTACAAAAATACCTTGATAATGAATTCCTTTTTCAATCAAAGGCTGCCATTCTTTCTGTTCTGTTTTTACGATGTAATCGTGGATGTTGGTGTTCATGTAATATAAATTTTAATTGTTATTGATGTAAGAAATGATCAAAACTCCATTTATAATGGGAAAATGTACTCAGAAGAAATGCCCCTGCACTGAATGCGAAGACTGAATAGTCCAGAGGTTCTTTAATTCCAAAAGAAATGCTCATGGCTATGGCAAAAAATAAAGTGAGCACAGAGGCGTACCTTGCTGTTCTTTTTATCTGAAAACCCAGAAGAAGCATAAAGCCTATTGAAACTTCAGCTGCCGTTGAAAATAGGGCAATAGAAGGTGCCCACGATGGTGGTAAAAATGAATTGGTTTCAGCGGTATAATGAACAAAATTTTTCCAGCCTGAAGATTGAGCCCCCCAAAGATTCAGCCTGCTTGCTACTGCTGATAAAAATCCGGCAGCCAGAGCAATTCTTAATAAAAAAACGGCGGTATCCTGTTGCGTTTTCATACGTATAATTTTTAGGTTTTAATTACAGTACAAAGTTCAGCGAAAGCCGCCGCCTAAAGAATAGACAATTCCGGGAAAAGCATGTAATATTGAAGAAGGAAGCTGAAAGTTTTTAAATTTCCTTTACCACTTTCTGATACTCTTTGGGAGACTGTGAAGTATGTTTTTTAAAGAAATTTGAAAAATAGAAAGGATCATTGAAGCCAAGTTGGTAGGCAATTTCCTTTACAGTCAGCTTTTCATATAATAAAAGTCTCTTAGCTTCAGAAATAATGAGGCTGTAGATCACATTCTGGGCCGTTTTGTTGGTATGAAGTTTTGAAACCTCATTCAGTTTGGCTTCAGTGGTTCCGAGAAGATCAGCAAAATGAGAGACCTGATAATTATTTTTAAAATTTGCCCTTACAGTTTCAAGGAACTTTAAAAATAAAGCATCGGGTTTCCATATTTCATCGCCGTGGGCAATTTTACTGCGGTTGATTTCTACCAGAAGCAATTCCACCAGAGAATGTGTAGAGATCAGATACTGGTAAGGCTGTTGCTGAATTTCTTTTTCAATAGTGTTCAATGTTTCAGAGAAAAATTCAGGGTGCTGTACAGTGATCATTTCATTCATTCCAAAATGACAGAAGAGACCATTGTGGAAGATAAGTTCAATATCACTATCACTTTTACAGAAAAAATCCAGCGTAAATTCCAATGCAGTCAATTCTCCTTCCACTGATTTTAACTGATGGAATTGTCCTGAAGTAATGGTTACAACCTGACCGGTTTTCATCATAAAAATATTTTCGTCAATCAGAATTTCTGCATTTCCGGACTGGCACCAGAATAAGGTGTATCTGATGACCCGTCGCGGTTCAGGATATCCTGCATGGTTGGAGTATTTTCTTATTTTAATCATTTCAGATCTGTTAAAAGGTGAATATCAAATTGATGTAACTGGATGGAACAAAACGGATATTGTAGAAATCCTTTTGATGAAGCTACAACTGTAATTATAGGTATACAGCTCACTCATAATGCTAGCTATAATGATATAATGATGTATAGAAATAATGAGTAAAAAATAAAACACCTGTAAATTCAGGTGTTTTATTTTTTTTATTCTAAAGAATTGTTATACTTCCTTTTATTGTCCTCAATCATTTTTCTATACTCCGGGTTATTAATTTTACCTTGATACGGGTCATTCATATATTCTTTTCTCTTTGTAATAAATTGATCTTTGGATACAATTAACCCTTTTTTTTGCTCAATGGGTAAACTCGTTTTATTTATTGATATAAGTTCAAAACCTATATAATTATTCAACTCATTGATCTTTAATATTAATCCAGGAAGTCCTCTAAATTTGTATGGACCATCACTTATTGGAATATCATAAGTAAACCAAGCTATAAACTTTTTTCCTCCTACACTTACAACTGCTTTATTACATTTATAGCCGCCAATAGTAGAAGTGCTTTTATTATCAATTTGCCAGTCAAGTTTATCAGGACTCTCATAGGTGTAATAATTTCTCCCTAAATAATTTGATATATAGGTTTTGTTTTCATCCTTATATACATTATGCTTTACCTTAGATTTCGGAAGAGAGCCGGGATCAACAATATTTCCGGTCTTCATTGCGTCTTCCAGTTTTTTCCCAAAACCATCCACTGCAGCCTTATAATTTTCACTATAATATATAGATTTTTTGCCATTAGTGAGTAATACCATAGGCTCATTAATTGTAGATAATTTATCCAAAGTATCTTGTACAAAATTATATTTATACTTTACTTCGATTTCCGAATAATCTTTTTTTTCTTGACCTTTCACATAGTTAAAACAAAGAAATAACAAAAAAATTCTAAAAAGTGGTTTCATAGGTACTCAAAATATTATAATTAAATAGGCTGTTAAAAGACAGCCTATTATTTTTTTCATTACGTCATTGGATTTTCATAACTGGAATGTCCACAATCTTGATTGTTATACATTTCCCATTCGTTGTAAAGGCAATCACTTGAATCAAATTCAGAATCAAAAACTGTTTGATAAGTAGTTCCACAAATAGTTTTGATAGTCACCAAATACCTTGTAAAGGCTGCAATTTGCTGTTTTTCCTTTTTTGACTCTAATTTGTTAGAAGTGCTTTCTTTAGCACAAACAAGTCCAGCAACCATAAATGCTGAAAGTAATAATACTTTTTTCATAATTATGTTTTTTAAATATTTAACAATTTAAATATAAAATTATTTTTTTAATCACCAAATATGGAAAACCGTAAGGATATTAAAAAGATTTTAAGTCTTGTTTAAAGCTCCTTTAAATACTCTTTGAAATAAAACTATTATCCAATAAAAATTCGGCGGGTATAGTAATATTTTTTATACTTTTGGTTTTGCCCATTATATTGAACAGATAAGTTTTAGTTTGATTTTTTATTATCAATTTCTTCTAAATGCTTTTTAACTGAATTGACATTTTCTTCTGTAAGCTTGCCATAGCCATGGTCTCTGATTTGGCTTAATTGTAATTTTGATATTTCATCTTGCTTATCTTTATTTTTCAATAAATGATCCCGCAACGAAATATAATCCTGGGCAGAGTATACTTCATCTTTTAAAAATTCTGAAATATTTTTATTTTCTCCGACACATCCCAAAGTATATTTCATCATTAAAGGATTGTTATAATAGAAAGTATAGATATCTAAGAATCTTTTATCATTTCTTTTAAATAGCTCCTTGGCGGAATAAACCCTTAACGCATTGCTGCCATTCATCGCATAGTAATAGAGCTCATCATTACTTGCTGTTTTAGCAATTTTTTTAAATTGATTATAAATCTTACTTTCTTCACCTCCATAACCAATATGGGAGGACTCAGCATAAGAAAGAGTACTTAAAGGCTGTGCCAGTTTTTTTACTGTATCAGAAACCTGGGCATTATATCCTGTGTAAATAAAAGTGATTAAAAATCCATAAAAATATTTATTCTTCATTATTTATAAATAATATCTAAAGTTAATAAAATAACTGAAGATATATTATTACAGTATATTTCTCAACGAAAACCTTCCGGATCTTGCAGGACGGGAAGTTGGTTTCTGAGTTAATAATTAAAAAATAAAAATGTAGCTACAATTATTTATAAGAATATTCAATATTGCTCCATAAAACCTGATCTCCTGTTTTGATCATTTCAGAAGGTTTGGAGAATATATTACCGAAAATATTTTCGTATTGAGTTGTTCCAAAATGAGAACTTTTGGTAATTAATAGTGCGTCCTGGTCATCTCGGGGAACTTTTTTAACGTATCTGTACGTTCTTTTTAAGGTGAATGAAGAAGTGTCTTTATGGAAATCACCAATGTAAGTTGGTTTATTATTGTTGTTCTCTTTGATCAGTACAGAATCATTCGCGATGGTAAAACTGTAAGCAAAATCTGTAGATGAGGTTTCTGAGAATAACCTGATCGTTTTGTTTTTAAGATCAAGATTTATTTTTTCCCATGCAGGTTCCTGGTATAGGCTCCAGTAATCGGTAAGGTAAGATTCATCCGGAGTAGATTTTTCTCCTTTTGATCCTTTGTACAAAACCGTATTTTTTACAGTATAACTTTTAAATTGAAACGAGTAAACATTTTTATCAACAGGTCTCGGATCATCAATTATATTGTCGTTGTTTTCACACGATATTAATGACAATGCCATTATCAGGGCATAAAAAGAGTATTTCATGGTATATTTTATAAAAAGAAGTTTCACACCTATTTGTGAAACATATTAGAGTGGGAGTTATATCGATCAGGAATGAAAAGGCGAAAAGGTAAACGCGTATTTACCTTTTCGCTTTTTGACTTAATTTATTTCCCAAAATATATCTGATCCTGCTTCTGTTGTTCATTATAAATGATCTGGAAGCTGACAGGCATATATTGGTAAAGAAGTTTCCAATGTTGGATCTTTGCGTGTTTCTTGAAGCTTTCGAAAGATCTTACAAACAGGTTTTCAATCATGGTTCTTACATAAGAATTCCCGTTTCTGTAGATCCAGTCCATCAACTTGATGTGATGGGCAATGATATTGATCTTCGATTCCTGCAGCAGGTGCTTCAGATAATTCACGGTAGCCTGCATGATCCCTGCGAAATTGTCCTGTACAGACAGCTGGGTGATTTCATTGCGAAGTGGCGGATAGAAAAATTTTAAGTATTCAACAGCTATTTTTTGATTAATAGTTTGCATTTGTACTTTCATCATAATTAAGAATTTTTCAAACACTTTATATTGCAGCGAAATGTATACCAAAATTTAAAGACAGGCAGCAAAAATAAATACTCCGACGATCACAGCGATGTGAGTGAGTAATATTTCTGCATTGTGCCTGTTAGTAGTGGTTTTCCAGGTTTTCCAGTCTGAAATTCTTCTGATTTTATTTTTCATAATCTATTGATTGTGAGTTATTTTTATTTTTGTTTAATTTAAACACTTTGTAATGAAACGGATAAAAAATGTAACAAAACGGTTATATGCCGTGAGTGTAAATTTGTCTTGAATATACTTTCTGAAGGTTGGCAGAAATATGACTAAAAATCACTTTTCTGTATTCCTCAGTGCAGAAAGCAGTACAATTGTCCAGAGAATAGATAAAGGTTGTCTCAATTGCATTCTTTAATACTGTATCTCCGTCAGTGTAAATTTTGTCCATTTTCTGTAAACTCCTGAACAGCAGATTTCTGTCATTCTGTCTGATCATATTTTTAATACGTTCCGTAAAAGTGCGGATAATGCTGTATGAGTTTTGAATTTTGATTTCCTGTACATCTTTTTCAAAGTCGGGAACCACGTCGGTGATTTCCTTTACGGCTTGTAAATAGTTCATCGTATTATATTTTAATGGTGATAGTGTTCTAGCATTTTGATGAAGGCACCAAAAATGAAAATGGTTAAAAAAGCAAAAAAGAGCATATGATAAGGCTTCAGCCATTTTGGAGTTGCAGGTCCTTTGCTTTTTAACCTTCTGAGCTTGTCGATTCTGTTTAAAGTCTTTAAGTCCATTTTTCTATGTTTTCAAATCATGATGCCAATGATATTCCGTTGAAAATGGAATGTATTTAATGTGTTGGTAATTAGTAAATTACGATTTTGTAGGCGAGTTTTTTAAACAAAAAAGCCTGTCAAAATGATAAGGTTTTTATCAAAATGGGAGAAAAAACAAATGACTTGCCTTAAAACTCACCACAAAGTCACAAAAGAGTTAAACTGTTAAATTATTTAAGGTCATCGGCTTTATAGCTAAGAAGTACTCAGAAGTTTTGAAAATCTAAGATTTTCACCTTTAGTGAACTTTTTTAGTGTGTATCATTACGCTTCTAAAATGGGCTAAAGGATTTAAAATAAGAACTTTTGTGCCTTTTGTGGTTAAAAATCAAGTTTATGTTATCCCAAAATCAATATTCTTTTTAAGTTTCGCAGTAAGGATAAGAATGAATATCTTTGCAGTCCAAATATTCAGAAAATGTTTTCAAAAATAATAGTACACAGAGTCGGAAATAAGATCAACGGAGATTCGCTGACACTTTCCCAGGAGGAATTGAAGCTGGAAGAAGGAATGGCAGAAATGCTTGAAGACTACTTTTTAGGTTCTTTTAAATCGGAAGAAACCTTCCATTTTTACAGTGACACCTATCTGGTGAATAATCCGGTGTACAGTGCCGTATCTGAAATTTTTGATGATAAATCCAAGTTTATCTGGGAATCTGAGAATATTGCCAAACATCTTTTCGAAGCGGCAGAAAATCCGAGAGTTCAGAGTGGAGAGCTTTTTATCGTACTTTTTGAAGATGAAAGCGACCGTCCGGACAGAGTGGATAAAATCGGGATTTTTAAAACGGAGAAGAGAGAATCTTTCCTGAAAATCAATCCTGCAGAAGAAACATTTGATATTGAAAAAGATCAGGGAATCGGTTTGTCTAAAATTGATAAGGCTGCTTTGATTTACAACAACAATAAAGAAACAGGGTATGTACTTTCCGTAGTTGACAACAACAAAAACGGGGATATGTATTACTGGTTTGAAGATTTCCTGAAAGTAAAACAGCGTGATGATGAATATTTCCACACGCAGGAAGCTTTGATGGTATATAAAGATTATATCACCAAACAGCTTCCCCAGGAATTTGAAGTTTCCAAAGCAGACCAGGCAGATTTCCTGAACAAGTCTATCAATTTCTTCAAAGAAAAAGAAGAATTCAAGCTGGATGAATTTGCCAGTGAAGTCTTGGGAGATGAGCATGTGATTGAAAGTTTCGTGAACTTTAAAACAGACTACGAACAGGACATGCAGGTGAATATTGCTGAAGAGTTCCCGATCAGTGAAGCGGCGGTAAAAAAGACTCAGAGACACTTTAAAAGTATTATTAAATTAGATAAAAACTTCCATATCTACATCCACGGAGACCGACAGAAAATTGAAATGGGTGAGGATGATAAAGGAAAATATTACAGACTTTATTTCGAAAAAGAGGTATAAAAAGAAGTCTCCGGTTCCATAATAATATCATAACTTTATTGCTGATTACAAAATAACAGCTATGAAATTGATGATCATTTTCTGGGGAGCTTTTCTCTTCTTTTTCTGTGTTCCTTTTCCAATTTTCATTTACATGATGACGGAGGAGCTGGCAACAGAACCGAGAAATTCATTAGCGGTGAGCTATGGGTATCTCGGTTTTTCTTTGTTAATATGGGGATATGTGATTATTTTCTTTATCAACAAGCTTTTCATTACAACTTTTAAAGAGAAAAATACGATCCGGTCCATTGTACAGAACGGAATTCCAAGAGAAGCGGGAATCATTGATTATAAACTCCTCAAATACATTCCTAAAAAAAACATGAATCTCATTCAGGTCGGGCTTTCATTTCCCAATCTCAGCAATACGGTGATAGAACATACAATGATGTTTCATGATTCCAGACCGCAGGAGAGAAGATTTGATGTAGGAAACAAAATCAAGGTACTGCTGAATCCTAAGGTATCACAGGAACCCTATTTTATTTTAAGTGATCAGAAAGTAGGATTCAATACATCAGGAATGATTTTACGAATCGTATTTCTTGTATTATTGATTGCTTATGTTATTGGCTTATACTCTTATTTCTATTGGAGAGAATCTTTTGATTTCGGCTGGAGGTTTCTGACATTCATGCACCCGATTATTTTCAGCGGGGTGATGACCATTATTTATGTCCTGGTTTTTCAGCTTATTTTCGGGAAGTTTTTAAAAAATACAAAAGAAGAACGTATTCTTTTTTCAGGAAGAAATGCTGAAGCCAATATTATCAGTGTAAGCCAGACAGGCCTTACAGTGAACGATCAGCCACAAATCATGTTTCAGGTAAGTTTTAAAGATTTCAGAGGGACTGAACATATTGCTGTTTATAAGAAAATTGTGAGTCTTTTAAAGCTTTCTTCCATTCCTCAACAAGGAACTATTGAGATCATGTATGATGAGAATGATCCGAAGAAGATTATGATTCCCAGAGGGTTGTAGAGAGTAAAAGACAAAACAGCAAAAAGCAAAAACGCTAAATCTGATAATAATACATCAGAACAAATACATATTTTCAGACTTTAGATGTAAAGTTTCTGTTTGACATTGACTATTTAACATATAAAAAAATCTCCAAATGCATTTTTTTAATAAATGCATTTTGTTTAAGTAACAGGATAAAAATCAATTCAATTTTATACAGAAATTTTCAAGCAAAAAATATTTTTTTAACAGATAAACAACTACTTAACATAACAAAAAATATCCTTCAGATGTGAGTTATTTGTATATATTTGAGACTCAATTAAAAAAACATATTTTATGAAACAATTAAAAAAATTGACTCGTGAAGATCTTAAAACTGTAAAGGCAGGCCAAGTTTGGTATGCTGAAACTTCATGTGGAGTAAAAGCTACAACTACTCAAGATTGGACCGCTGAGCAAGCAAATGCTTGGATTGATGCTCTTGAAGCAAATTATTGTAAGCCAGCTTCTCATTATGGACCTAGTAATAATCTAGCCTAATTAATGTAAATGCACTTATAGTAAAAGTTAATACTATAAGTGCAATTTATAATGAAAATATCTCTTATGCATTACCACAAAAAACTAATACAAATATTCATTTTATTTTATAGTGTTTTATTTTATACACAATCATACAAACAGGATACTCTGCGTGGGGAATTTACCTATCAATTAAAAGCAAAATTCGATACACGGACTGATTATCGGCATGAAGAACAATTCTCATTACAGATAGGAGATAAACGTGCATTTTTTGCAAGTGTTATATCGCTAAAAGGTGATTCGGTAATGGCCACTTCAGGAACAAGCACAAAGAATGCTGATGGCAGTATAACTCTTGGCTGGAAAAAAGGGGTAGTGATTCCAAAAACAGGTTTATCTTTTACCATAATTCAATCCAACGAAAATATACAATATTTTAGATCAGCTGGAATGTCTTTACTTACCTATAAAGAACCAATAATAAAGAATTGGAGGCTTGTGGATGAGACCAAAGTAATCAATACAATTATTTGTAAAAAAGCAGAAGTTACTTTTAAAGGGCGGAACTGGATAGCATGGTATGATCCCGAAATTCCGTTGCCTTACGGTCCATATAAATTTAGCGGATTACCAGGACTGATTGTTAAAATAACAGATGATAAAGGAGATTTTGATTTTGAATTGGTAAAATCTATACCTGCATCTAAATTAAA
Encoded here:
- a CDS encoding GLPGLI family protein; the encoded protein is MHYHKKLIQIFILFYSVLFYTQSYKQDTLRGEFTYQLKAKFDTRTDYRHEEQFSLQIGDKRAFFASVISLKGDSVMATSGTSTKNADGSITLGWKKGVVIPKTGLSFTIIQSNENIQYFRSAGMSLLTYKEPIIKNWRLVDETKVINTIICKKAEVTFKGRNWIAWYDPEIPLPYGPYKFSGLPGLIVKITDDKGDFDFELVKSIPASKLNGKLITIKKSRYTDAIETTQQKLKQAVRNNEANAAAVLASYGTTIIQGQEMIRQRQKEREENKKYENPIELENDQ
- a CDS encoding bacteriocin-like protein, which translates into the protein MKQLKKLTREDLKTVKAGQVWYAETSCGVKATTTQDWTAEQANAWIDALEANYCKPASHYGPSNNLA
- a CDS encoding nucleoid-associated protein translates to MFSKIIVHRVGNKINGDSLTLSQEELKLEEGMAEMLEDYFLGSFKSEETFHFYSDTYLVNNPVYSAVSEIFDDKSKFIWESENIAKHLFEAAENPRVQSGELFIVLFEDESDRPDRVDKIGIFKTEKRESFLKINPAEETFDIEKDQGIGLSKIDKAALIYNNNKETGYVLSVVDNNKNGDMYYWFEDFLKVKQRDDEYFHTQEALMVYKDYITKQLPQEFEVSKADQADFLNKSINFFKEKEEFKLDEFASEVLGDEHVIESFVNFKTDYEQDMQVNIAEEFPISEAAVKKTQRHFKSIIKLDKNFHIYIHGDRQKIEMGEDDKGKYYRLYFEKEV